In Peptostreptococcus equinus, the DNA window ACCTTTAGCTGCAAATTTTTCAATTTCCCATTCATCTTCACTAAGAGGTACTACCATGCATGCAGCTAGAACTAAATTTTCCTCCACTGCAAAATATATTTGTCCACCACTTTTTAATGAATCTTCAAAATTACTTAGAATTTCATAGTCTTTATCTTCTATTTTACCAAACATGTTTGTAATCCAAGCTTCATTCATATCGATAAAATCTTTTTTATATTCTTTTTTGTAGCTTACTATTTCCATAATGTATCCTCCTAATGGTAATTTTATTATTAATTATAACATAAAGTATATTTATAATAATAAATAATTTATATACAAAAACTTTATTCAATTTATCAATAGCCTCTTATTTTTGATTCCCCATAACCTCAGTATATAAGTTTAATGTGATTGTTATATAGGGATGTCCCATTAAAACTTGAACTGTCTTTGATGGTATATTCTTTTCAAATATATTTATAGTATACATTTTTCTTAGCCCATGGGAAAATTTTATTGATTCTATATTAAAATTCTTATAAGAACTTTTAAATTGCTGTGAGGACGTTTATTATCAATTATCTTACCATATTTAATAAATCTTTTACTATACTTTTAATTTCAGTTTCTTAAATTTGAAAATATATAGAGTAGAAAAAACTAGAAAGATAGTATTAAAATAATAATTAATTACTATTTTAAGATTTTATTTATAGATTTAAAATACAATAATTATATTATTTAGAAAAAATATCTGAATATTATTATCTAATGTGTTTTTCAATAGTATAATAAGTATAAATAATAATTCATACTTATTATTTTTGTAATGCTTATTATGAGGGGATCAATAAACATGAAATTTGAAGGTAAGAAAGATTTATGGTGGTATATAGTTATTGGATTTATAAGTACAGAGATAATTTAAATTTATAATTATATTTGGTTTCGATAAAACCGATATATTTTATTCGCAAATTATAAGTATAAGAAAGAAAAAGAGTATACTTGCAGCTAATACAACTTCAATCGACCGTTTAGTGATAAAAACTACTTATAATGAAATAGTAGTTGCACCTAAAGATAAAGATGGCTTTATTAATTATTTGTTGATGAAAAATAGTAATATAATAGTTAATTAAAACATAACAGTTGAATCTGATATTTTATAATAAGAGAATATAAATTATATATATATATTGATGATAATCAGCTAGAACCTAATGGTCTAAATTCTTATTTTATTTATTTAGTAAAAGATGATAATGGAGATTTTAAAATTGTATCAATGGGCTCAGGTCCTTAAATAAATATTTATTTTTATGTTACTGATTTATATATTACTATAAAAAGTTATTAGGATTTATAATATGTATGAAAGAAAAAATTTAGCTTTTTTTTTAGCCCATTATTTGATAAAATTTATTATACAAAAAAGCATAAGTAATAAATTAGGAGGACAGGATGAAAAATGATCTTATAAAATTAATAAAAAATGAAGATAAAAAAAACCCATTTACTGATCAGCAGTTAGCAGATATCCTGTCAATATCTAGAAGTAAACTAACTGGAATGAGATTGGAGTTAAATATAGCTTCTTCAAGCGATAGAAGAAAAGGGCTTTTACATAAAGAAGTATCAAAAATAAAAAAAGCTAACCCTGAATTAAATGACAGAGCTATTACTGAAATATTAATAAAAAAAGGATATAAAATATCTAGATCTTTGGTGAGAAGTATTTTGAGTTCTATTGAAAATCAGACTAAAAATGTAAAAATAGAAAGCAATAAAATTAAAATTGAAGATAAAAATAATATCATAAGTAAAGAGATAGAAAAAAATACCCACAATACATATATAGGTAAAAATAAATCAAAAATAAAGCGTATAGATAATAGAGAAATTGAACAAGATGCATTTGCAGATCTTATTGGTTTTGATGGAAGTTTAAAAGAAAAAATTGCTATGCTAAAATCTGCAATGATGTATCCACCAAATGGACTACATACCATCTTACATGGACAAACTGGTGTTGGTAAGAGTGATATGGCAGAGTGTATGTATAAATTTTCAACATATAATGGATTTAAGAAAAAATCTAGCCCATTTGTGATTTTTAATTGTGCTGACTATGCAGAAAATCCAAATCTTTTGATAGGACACCTTTTTGGTGTAAAAAAAGGTGCATATACAGGAGCTGACGTATCAAAAGAAGGGATAGTCGAAAAAGCTGATGGAGGTATATTATTTTTAGATGAAATTCATAGATTGCCATCTTCTGGTCAAGAAATATTATTTTCTTTAATAGATAGAGGAGTATATAGAAGATTAGGGGAGAGTAATTTTGAGAGAAGGGCGAAGGTTTTGATAATCTGTGCAACAACAGGAGATCCAAACTCTGATTTATTGGCTACATTTAAGAGAAGGATACCTGTGACAGTAGAGATACCAAAGTTGGATGATAGACCGAAAGAAGAACGATTTAATTTAATACTTAGATTTTTTAAATTAGAATCTAGAAGAGTAAATAAAAACTTTATTATTACAAAAAGCGCAATTGAAAAGCTAATGGATTATGATTGTAAAGGTAATATAGGTCAATTAAAAAGTGATATACAAGTAACTTGTGCTAGAGCCTTTTCAAAACTTGAGCTAGGAGAAGATACCGTTTACGTAGATGATTATTCTCTTAGAAGAAATATTAGAGAATTTGATAATAACTCTGGTTACAATTGGATAGAAGATGTATTTATAGATATTAGTGATGCAAAAAACTCTTTTGGTAGTTTCTACAATAAATCAATATCAGAAATATATCAGTATGCAGAAAAAGAACTAAAAATATTAGGCAAGGGCAATTATTCAGATGAAGAGTTGAGAAATATTTTTATAAGGAAAATTGATCAAAAATTTGATGACATTATTTCTAATAGAGATATTTTAGGTAATATGAATTTAGAAACTTACTTCAATGGAAATGTTCCCTCTGAAGTAATGGATATAATAGATAAAGTTGATGATGTCCTAAAAAATCAGTATAAGCACATAAATCAGTCCTTATATCCAGCTTTAGCTATTCATATTGATCATACTCTTAGAAGAATTAGAGAAGGTAAGAAAATACTAAACCCTTCTCTGGCAAAAATTTCAAAGAAGATGCCAAATGAATTCGAAATAGCTAGGTATATATCTGGCATTACAGAAAATATTAGCGGATTAACCCTACCTGATGATGAATTAGGATATCTAGCTTACTATGTGAATAAATTTTGTATGGTAGAAGAAAAAGTTAGTGGAAATGTCAAAGTCCTGATTGCAAGCCATGGAAAAGTAGGTATTGAAATGTCAAAGGTAGTAAATTTTTTGATGGGGATGGAATGTACTTATGGAGTGGAAATGCCTTTGGAATATTCTGCAAAAGAGGGGTTAGAAATATGTTTGTCTAATATTGCTAATATTGAAGCTAATAATGGGATGATAATATTAGTAGATATGGGTTCTTTGGTAATAATTGGTAATGAAATAGAAAAGAGATATGGAATAAAGACCAATACTGTCAGTAGAGCTGATACTTTATTGGCAATGGAAATTGGTAAGATGGCTGCTATTGAACAAAAATCTTTTGATGAAATAGTAAGTTATTTAGACTCAATAAAAGATTGCGAAGTCAATAAAACTGAAGGACAAATATCAAATGAAATAAATGTTTCTGACAAATCAAAAGAAAAGGCTATAATTTCTTTATGTTTGAGTGGACATGGAAATGCAGTAAATATAAAACAGATATTGGAGAGAAAAATATATGATAAAGCTATAGATATTAAGGTTATTGCTTTAGGATTATTTGACGAAATAGATATAGAAAAAAGGATTTGCAAATTAGAAGAGGATTACCAAATATTATGTATAGTAGGTACCATAGAGGCAAAGTATAATAATATTCCTTTTATAAAATATAGTTCTATAATGAAAGAAGAAGGAGTAAATGAGATTTATAGTCTGTATAGAAAATCTATTGGAAGTATTGAACATGAGGATATAAAATCAAGCGGAAATTTATCGGACATGATAGATAAAGATTTTATATTTGAGAAATTTGAAGGTATATCAAAAGAATATGTAATAGATACAATGGTATCTAAATTAGAAGAAGCTGGATATGTAGATTCTAAATTCATACTTAGTTTATATAAAAGAGAATCAATGGGTACCCTAGTTTTCAATAATAGAATAGCTATACCTCATGGACTTCCTGAAAATGTAATAAAACCAGTTATAGCTATAGCAAAACTAAGTAAACCAATATTTTGGGATAATGAATATATGGTAGATTTAGTGGCTTTAATAGCTGCAAAAGAAGAAAATCAAGAAGAGATGAGGACTTTATTTACAATTCTTGGTGATGAAGATGAAATAAATACAGTATTACACTCAGACACTAAAGACGAAATATACCAAGTTTTTTCAAAAACAAAATAGACAATAAAAACCAACAATAAAAACAAAAATATTTTTGTTTTTATTGTTGGTTGTTTTTTTTGACAAAAAAAGAAAATTGAGAATTTGAAAATATATTCACAAAACTTACAAACACTAGATTACAAATAGTAAATTTATTTTTATGGGTTAATTTGAAGGAAAAATAAAAAATGGCATGCTTTATGCTATATATTATGACAAATAATAATAATTAAAAATTAAAATATATATTATTATTTTTGTTTTATGAATGGAGGAATTATATGAGTTTGAAAGATTTTTTTGTGCCGGAATTATTGTTTTATAATATGAAAGCTGAAGATAAATCAGATTATTTCACAAAGATGTCTCAAAAAGCTTTAGAACTTGGTTATGTAAATGACCAATTTGAAGTGAATGTAAAAAAGAGAGAGGATACTTTCCCAACGGGAATACAGTTAGAAGAATGTGCCGTTGCCATACCTCATACAGATGCTGAATATGTAAACAAAGAGTTTATAGCCGTTTCAGTATTTGAACAATCAATAAATTTTGCATCAATGGAAGATGCTGATGCTGTGTTAGATGTAAAATTGGCATTTATGTTAGGTTTAAATCAGCCACACAGTCAGTTAGAAGTATTAACTCAATTAATGACATTAATTCAAGATAATGACAAGGTAAACGCTTTATTAAACGCAGGAAGCAAAGAAGAATTAGAAAAAATATTAAAGGAATTATAATTTTTAGGAGGAAAGAAATATGAGTAAGAAAATATTAGTAGCATGTGGAGCAGGAATAGCAACATCAACAGTAGTTTGCAATAAAGTTGAGCAATTAGTGAAAGATAATAATATAGATGCAGAAGTAATTCAGTGTAAAATAGCTGAAGTGAAGTCAAAGCAAGAGGGCGCAGATTTAATAGTATCTACTACAATTTTACCAACTAAATATGATATTCCAGCAATTATAGCAACAGGATATATTACAGGTATCAATATGAAGGCTCTTGATCAAAAGATCTTGGATGAGCTAAATAAATAAGTTTATAATTTTTATAAAAAATATATATAAATTTTAGGAGGAATTATGGATAAATTACTACAAGTAGTTCAGTACATTTTGGGTATTGGTCCTACGGTAATATTACCGGTAACAATTTTATTGTTAGGGTTAGTGTTCAAAATAAAGTTTACAAAGGCTTTAAAGTCTGGTTTGACAATAGGTATAGGATTTGTTGGTATAGGATTAGTTGTTAACTTACTTACTTCTACTCTAGGACCAGCAGCGCAGGGAATGGTTGCACGTTTTGGACTTTCACTAACAGTTATAGATGTTGGTTGGCCAACAACTGCATCAGCAACTTGGGCTTCTCCAGTTGCACCGATAATAATTCCAGTATGTTTGATTGTTAACTTAATTCTTATTTACTTTAATAAGACAAAGACACTTAACATAGATATATGGAATTACTGGCACTTTATTGTAGCTGGTGCTTTTGGTTATATAGTAACAGGAAGTTTTATATGGGCAATAATATGTGCTATTATAATGGAGTTACTAGTTCTTTATACAGCAGACAAGACTGCTCCTTATGTATCTGAATTTTATGGTTTAGAGGGTGTTTGTTTACCGACTGGTTCTACTGCATCATTTGCACCACTAGGATACCTAGTTGGTAAGTTAGTTGAAAAAATACCGGGTCTAAATAAAATAGAGGCAGACCCAGATACTATACAGAAGAGATTTGGTATTTTTGGTGAACCAATGATGATGGGTATCATATTAGGACTTATATTAGGTGCTTTAGCAGGATATGATCCGGCAAAAATATTTAATACAGGTATGTCAATGGGTGCTGTAATGTTCTTAATGCCTAGAATGGTTAAGATATTAATGGAAGGTCTAATTCCAATTTCAGAAGCTGTTAGAGATTACTTACAGACAAGATATGAAGGAAGAGAACTTTACATAGGTCTTGATGCTGCTTTAGCAACTGGACATCCAGCAGTATTATCTACAGCTTTAATACTAGTACCAATTACTTTATTCTTAGCTGTTATACTACCAGGAAATAGAGTTTTACCATTTGGTGACTTAGCAACAATACCATTCTATATAGCATTTATAGTATGCTTTAGAAAGGGTAATATAGTTCAGTCTGTAATTACAGGAACAATAGTAATAGCGTTCTCATTATTTATGGCAACAGACCTTGCACCTGTACATACTCAGTTATTAACTCAGGCTCATATGAAATTACCACAGGATGCTACTTTGGTATCAAGCTTAGATGCCGGTGGTAACCTTTATAAGTGGGGAATATTCAAATTATCTGAATTAGTAAAAGCAATAGGTTTATTCTAAGTTATTTAATCTTCCCTAAGCAATTTGCATAGGGAAGATTTTTTATAATATTTTGTGGTAATAAATTAATAATAATAAAAATTAGTATTATTTAAATAAGTGATTATGTAGTTATGTGAAAGGAGAATTATGAAAGCAGTAGTTAAGACAAAAGCAGGTTATGATAATATTGAACTTTTAGACGTTGAAGAGCCTAAGGTGTATGGTGATAGAGTGAAAATAAAAGTTGCTTATAGTGGTATATGTGGGTCAGATATACATTCATTTAAAGGTGAATATGCTAACATCAAGACTCCTATAACAATGGGGCATGAATTTTCTGGAACAGTGGTAGAAATTGGACCAGATGTGAAGAATGTAAAAGTTGGTGATAGAGTTACTTCAGAAACAACTTTTGAAACTTGTGAACAGTGCGATTTTTGTAAATCAAAAGACTATAACCTTTGTTCTAGTAGAAAAGGTATAGGTACACAGGTAAATGGTAGCTTTGCTGAATATGTATTATCTAGAGAAGAAAGTGTTCATGTGCTTCCAGAAAACGTATCATTATTAGCAGCTTCACTTACAGAACCACTAGCATGTTGTGTGCATGCAGCGCTTGAAAAGTCTACAATTGAAAAGGATGATGTAGTTCTAATTATAGGTCCTGGTCCAATAGGTCTATTACTTGCCCAAGTTGTTAAATCACAAGGTGCAAAAATAATAATGACAGGTATTACAAAGGATAAGGAAAGATTAGAATTTGCTAAAAAATTAGGTGTAGATATTGTAGTTGATGTTCAAGAAGAGTCCTTGAAAGATGTAATAATGAAAGAAACTAATAACTACGGAGTAGATAAGGGATTTGATTGTTCAGGGTTTATACCAGCAGTTAATGATGCCTTCCCACTATTAAAGAAGAAAGCTACTTTTGTACAGCTTGGTATTGCTGCCAAGAGATACAATGAAATAGACTGTGAATCTTTAGTTCAAAGAGAAATTAATTATGTTGGTTCAAGATCTCAAAAACCAAGTTCTTGGGTTAAGTCCTTAGAATTATTAGAAGCAGGAAAGGTTGATACTGAAGCCTTAATTACAAAGATAGTTTCACTAGAACAGTTCCATGAAGGAATTGAAGACTTAATGGCTGGTAATGAAATTAAGGTAGCAGTTGATTCATCAAAATAAATATTAGGAGGAATCAATGAAAAGTTTAAGATTATATGGAAAAAGAGATATTAGGTTTGAAGAAGCTCCAATGCCTACAATAGAAAATGAAAATGAAGTAATAATAAAAGTTATGGTAACAGGAATATGTGGATCAGATGGTCATAGATATTCTATGCTAGGTCCTTATATAGAAGGTATGATATGGGGACATGAGTTCTCAGGAATAGTACATAAAGTAGGAGCAAATGTTAAAAACATAAAGGAAGGAGATAGAGTAACAGCTTCCCCAAGCCTTTATTGTGGACATTGTGAGTCTTGTAAAAAGAGTGAATTTGCAAGGTGTGATAGTTTAAAAGTAATTGGAGCAAAGGATCCTGGTTGCTTTGCACAGTACACAAAAGTTCCAGCAGAAAATGTTGTGCCAATACCTGATGAAGTAGACTTTGATAAGGCTTCAATGATAGAACCAGCAGCTGTTGCTTTACATGGGCTTTATAAAACAAACATCAATGTAGGAGACGATGTGGCTGTAATTGGTTGTGGAACAATTGGTCTTTTAGCAATCCAATGGGCAAAGGTATTTGGAGCTAAGAAGATTATAGCTATTGATATAGACGATGCAAAGCTTGAACTAGCTATGTCTTTAGGAGCTACGCATATCGTAAATTCAT includes these proteins:
- a CDS encoding PTS galactitol transporter subunit IIC — encoded protein: MDKLLQVVQYILGIGPTVILPVTILLLGLVFKIKFTKALKSGLTIGIGFVGIGLVVNLLTSTLGPAAQGMVARFGLSLTVIDVGWPTTASATWASPVAPIIIPVCLIVNLILIYFNKTKTLNIDIWNYWHFIVAGAFGYIVTGSFIWAIICAIIMELLVLYTADKTAPYVSEFYGLEGVCLPTGSTASFAPLGYLVGKLVEKIPGLNKIEADPDTIQKRFGIFGEPMMMGIILGLILGALAGYDPAKIFNTGMSMGAVMFLMPRMVKILMEGLIPISEAVRDYLQTRYEGRELYIGLDAALATGHPAVLSTALILVPITLFLAVILPGNRVLPFGDLATIPFYIAFIVCFRKGNIVQSVITGTIVIAFSLFMATDLAPVHTQLLTQAHMKLPQDATLVSSLDAGGNLYKWGIFKLSELVKAIGLF
- a CDS encoding PH domain-containing protein, encoding MRKKKSILAANTTSIDRLVIKTTYNEIVVAPKDKDGFINYLLMKNSNIIVN
- a CDS encoding galactitol-1-phosphate 5-dehydrogenase, encoding MKSLRLYGKRDIRFEEAPMPTIENENEVIIKVMVTGICGSDGHRYSMLGPYIEGMIWGHEFSGIVHKVGANVKNIKEGDRVTASPSLYCGHCESCKKSEFARCDSLKVIGAKDPGCFAQYTKVPAENVVPIPDEVDFDKASMIEPAAVALHGLYKTNINVGDDVAVIGCGTIGLLAIQWAKVFGAKKIIAIDIDDAKLELAMSLGATHIVNSLKGLPHEQVETITDGRRVDVAVESAGSKITSAQVFALPRKGGKVVFLGIPYGDINIERFYFEKIVRNELTIYGSWNSVSAPFPGREWTSAVHFMKTGQIDPSSLITHRLDLSEGPEIFEKIAERTPGIGKVLFYPNGK
- a CDS encoding zinc-binding dehydrogenase — its product is MKAVVKTKAGYDNIELLDVEEPKVYGDRVKIKVAYSGICGSDIHSFKGEYANIKTPITMGHEFSGTVVEIGPDVKNVKVGDRVTSETTFETCEQCDFCKSKDYNLCSSRKGIGTQVNGSFAEYVLSREESVHVLPENVSLLAASLTEPLACCVHAALEKSTIEKDDVVLIIGPGPIGLLLAQVVKSQGAKIIMTGITKDKERLEFAKKLGVDIVVDVQEESLKDVIMKETNNYGVDKGFDCSGFIPAVNDAFPLLKKKATFVQLGIAAKRYNEIDCESLVQREINYVGSRSQKPSSWVKSLELLEAGKVDTEALITKIVSLEQFHEGIEDLMAGNEIKVAVDSSK
- a CDS encoding sigma 54-interacting transcriptional regulator encodes the protein MKNDLIKLIKNEDKKNPFTDQQLADILSISRSKLTGMRLELNIASSSDRRKGLLHKEVSKIKKANPELNDRAITEILIKKGYKISRSLVRSILSSIENQTKNVKIESNKIKIEDKNNIISKEIEKNTHNTYIGKNKSKIKRIDNREIEQDAFADLIGFDGSLKEKIAMLKSAMMYPPNGLHTILHGQTGVGKSDMAECMYKFSTYNGFKKKSSPFVIFNCADYAENPNLLIGHLFGVKKGAYTGADVSKEGIVEKADGGILFLDEIHRLPSSGQEILFSLIDRGVYRRLGESNFERRAKVLIICATTGDPNSDLLATFKRRIPVTVEIPKLDDRPKEERFNLILRFFKLESRRVNKNFIITKSAIEKLMDYDCKGNIGQLKSDIQVTCARAFSKLELGEDTVYVDDYSLRRNIREFDNNSGYNWIEDVFIDISDAKNSFGSFYNKSISEIYQYAEKELKILGKGNYSDEELRNIFIRKIDQKFDDIISNRDILGNMNLETYFNGNVPSEVMDIIDKVDDVLKNQYKHINQSLYPALAIHIDHTLRRIREGKKILNPSLAKISKKMPNEFEIARYISGITENISGLTLPDDELGYLAYYVNKFCMVEEKVSGNVKVLIASHGKVGIEMSKVVNFLMGMECTYGVEMPLEYSAKEGLEICLSNIANIEANNGMIILVDMGSLVIIGNEIEKRYGIKTNTVSRADTLLAMEIGKMAAIEQKSFDEIVSYLDSIKDCEVNKTEGQISNEINVSDKSKEKAIISLCLSGHGNAVNIKQILERKIYDKAIDIKVIALGLFDEIDIEKRICKLEEDYQILCIVGTIEAKYNNIPFIKYSSIMKEEGVNEIYSLYRKSIGSIEHEDIKSSGNLSDMIDKDFIFEKFEGISKEYVIDTMVSKLEEAGYVDSKFILSLYKRESMGTLVFNNRIAIPHGLPENVIKPVIAIAKLSKPIFWDNEYMVDLVALIAAKEENQEEMRTLFTILGDEDEINTVLHSDTKDEIYQVFSKTK
- a CDS encoding GNAT family N-acetyltransferase, producing MEIVSYKKEYKKDFIDMNEAWITNMFGKIEDKDYEILSNFEDSLKSGGQIYFAVEENLVLAACMVVPLSEDEWEIEKFAAKGMYTGTGAGTACLKACIDHVKNETNAKKIVIVSNTKCDVAVRMYKRFGFKEIPLDREKFPYERANISLELVL
- a CDS encoding PTS sugar transporter subunit IIB, which encodes MSKKILVACGAGIATSTVVCNKVEQLVKDNNIDAEVIQCKIAEVKSKQEGADLIVSTTILPTKYDIPAIIATGYITGINMKALDQKILDELNK
- a CDS encoding PTS sugar transporter subunit IIA: MSLKDFFVPELLFYNMKAEDKSDYFTKMSQKALELGYVNDQFEVNVKKREDTFPTGIQLEECAVAIPHTDAEYVNKEFIAVSVFEQSINFASMEDADAVLDVKLAFMLGLNQPHSQLEVLTQLMTLIQDNDKVNALLNAGSKEELEKILKEL